The genomic region GATATCCGGCGCCCTTAACACGATCTAAAAAATCTGTCCAGGCAATATGTTCTGCCCCCCAACGCGGATAAAAGAATTGAATATCTACCATGATCTATGATAGATTAAAGGGTTTTGTTCGTCATCGTTCAACAGATCGCCGACTTTCAATGTAGCCAGGTAATCTGGAGGAAGAATATTCGCCTGTCCGTTGAATACATTGCCATCCGGCATGTATGCACATGTCATTGCTCGACGGTAGCCGTTGGTCATGTTCGGACCGGCACCATGTATGGTCAACCCGTTATGGATAGAACAGCTTCCGGCTTTCAAAGGTGCTGGGGCAGGGTTAATCTGCGCAAGCTCCGGATATACTTCGAAAATACCGTTCATGTTTTTGCCGATACCGATATTCGTAAAGTCGGTTTTCTTAAATGAGCCCGGTACAAAATATAGACAGCCGTTCTCTAAAGTCGCATCGTCCAATGCGATCCAGATGGATAAAGCTTCCCGGTCGGAGAACGACCAGAATGGTGTATCTAAGTGCCAAGCCGTCGGATTAGCAAAGGGACGCTTGAATAAAGCCTGATCATGCCAAATTCGGATACCATCCACTTGCGCTAAATTGCCAACCAATTCGCCGATTCGACGGTCTAGCATCAATTCCTTAACGCCCTCATCTGTTTGCCAGAGATTCAATAATTGATCGAATACTTTCCCGAAGTAATCCGCATCTTTATTGATCCCATCATCCTCTCCCACTTGTGTTTCCTTGCCGGGCATCTTTTTCCCCGCTCTCTTCTCTACTGCTGAGAAAACTACTTCACGCCATTTCTCTAGCTCCTCCGGACTTAAAAAATCCTCAATAACTAAATAACCGTTCTCACGATAGAAAGCAATTTGCTCTGGACTAACTTGATACTTCATAATATAAGTCTATTTATAACATAGGATAGAGCAAGGCCTTGGGAGACCTTGCACTAGGGTTATTTAATTTTGAACCATTTTATCGTTGTACATCATCTCATCCAATGGAATCTGTAAAGTCATCTTAGAAACCGGATAAGAAGATTTATCGACATGGTTTGTTGAACTAGCACGGTCAACCGCTATATTCCAACGCTTGTTGTTGAAAAATTCACGACCACCTTCTCCCCAAAGCTCAATACGCGTTTGCAATTGAACCATTTGAAGCGGCGTAAGGCCTGCCATTCCCGGGTAGTTATCCACGGTAAGCGTTGCTGCACCGGCTTTTGTTCTAGCGGCCAACAAAATATTTAAAGTCGCTTTTGCACCTGCGGCATCGCCACTTTGTGCCTGTGCTTCCGCTTTCATTAACAAAGCTTCCGATGTACGGAAAAAGTAAGCCGAGTTTTTACCTACATTTTTCTTGTCGTCGCTGCCCAAACCATGCGTTGCGGCAAATTTCAAGTTCGTGTAGGCCGGAATAGTACGTTTTTCGTTGTTGGTCGGGTAGCTGTAATCGCCCCAAGCAGTTGCCATAAACGCATTCTTACGGAAGTCATTCGGAGCAATGCTATTGTATAATCTGGCATCGATACGTTGGAAACCACGTAGCAAACCGCCCTCTGCTTCTGCAAATGGATTCATCCACATGTTATGCGTGGTCAGAGCATCGCCTAAAGGAAATCCGAAGATTACCTCTGGATTTACGGCGTTGTTCAAGAAACCATTCTTCTCCGGACGCATAATAGGATTCGCCTGTGTTCCGTCGTTTGTAGCTCCATATGCTGATTGTGGTAATAGCGTAGGGTAGTTTGCCAAGATATCGTTGCTAGACGAGATCACCGTAGCCCAGTCTCCTGTCCATAAAGCAACTCGAGCCAGAATAAAATTGGCAACCCCTAAGTCGAAATCATTGACCTCTTTTGTATAGCCTTTTCCAGCATCTTTTAAATACTGAATCGCCTGTTGAAGATCCGCTTTGATGAAATTATAAGTCTCCGTTGCTGTCGCACGAGCCTTGCTTTCCTGCGTTGGAAGATAAGTATCGTAAAGCGGCAATCCTAACTTATCCTTTCCTCCTTGTAGGTAGGCATCCTGATAGTTCTCCATCAGGAAGTTATAAGAATAAGCGCGAAGGATCAACCCTCTTGCTTTAAACTCTTTCAAAATAGTATTGCTTCCAACCGTCGCATCGTCCAAATAATTGAGCATTTTATTGGCTGTTGTAATACCGTTCCAAGCGAAAAACCAATAGGGCGAGTTTTTATTTGTTCCTTCGGATATAAAATCCAAAAATCGGTACTCATCGCCACCAAAGATCGTTAGATTCTGATCTCCAAAAACGATGTCGTTTCCTTCCAAGTTCCGCATAACTTCCAAGCCGAAAACATTGGTATATCTCGATTCAGAGTTACCTGAACCACCGTAGTTGAATGCTCGGGGCATGCTATTCGCCATACCGCCTAAGACCGTACGAATCGTTGCCTCATCACCACTCTTCAATAACTCCTGGATTTGCTCATCCGTAATGTTATTCGGCGGTGCCACGTCTAATTTCTTATTACATGAAACGAATAGCGTTCCTGCTATAAAGAATAAAAATATCTTTTTCATAATGTGATTCCTTCTTAAAATTCTAGATTAACACCTGCAGAGAATGTACGCATCGTAGGGTAGCTGTAAGCGCCTACTTCCCAACCACCTACTAATGACATTCTCGGGTCGATACCGCTGTGCGAAGTCAGCATGAAGATGTTGTCGCCAGAAGCATAAACTCTTAATCTCTTAATCTTACTGTTCCCTAATAGGTCTGCAGGTAAGGTATAGCCTATTGTAATGTTCTTCAAGTTCAGGTAAGAAGCGTTGAACATAGCCATATCGCTATACATCCAGCTTCCGAAAGTAGAACCGTTTCCATAGGTGTTTCCATACATCGCCATCGGGAATTTCGCTCCTGTATTTTCAGTTGTCCATGTGTTACCGATCAGTTCAGACGATAAAGATTTGCCTGGATTCTCTGTTACATATAAGCTGTTCGCATACTCTGTACTCAGGAATTTACCACCAACTTGGTAGGCAAAGGCTCCATAAAGGTCGAAGTTTTTGTAGCGCAATGAAGTCGAGAAACCACCAATCCAAGAAGGAACAGCACTTCCCATTTCATAACGACTCGCTTTAGAGTAATCTGTCGTTGCCACGCTTTCGCCAACTTTAGAACCTGCGAATAAACCAGCGCTTAAGTCGGCTTCCGTTACTCGGTGATAGAACATCGGTAAACCGGTATTCTGGTCAACACCCGCATATTTGAACAGGTACATGTTGAAGTAATCTTTGTCAATACCACGTAGGTAAGCAATATTTGTATTGCCAGCTGTACCTGCCGAACTCCAACCATCTACACCACCAGTCCAATCGCCATCCAATGCCGCCGAACCAACACCCGGAGGAACTTCTTTCAAGATCGTGCGGTAGTGTGTACCATTCGTAGATAAGGTCCAGTTCCAGTCTTCGTTTTTAATTACATCCACACTTAGATCAACTTCAAAACCGTAGTTGCTTAATTTCGCGGAGTTCGTTAATATTGACGATTGTCCTTTTGACATAGCGATCGGTTGTGACCAGATAGCATTCGTTGTCAATCGGTTATAATAATCGAATGTTGCACGAACGCGATTGAAGAATCCGATTTCTAAACCTGCATCGAAGGTGTTGATTTTTTCCCAGGTCAATTGGTCGTTCACATAGGCGTTTTGGTTCAACACATAGGAAGTAGGAATACCTGTACCAGCTGTCGTTTGTTGATAAACTGCAGAGAATCCCCAAGTCTGATAACCTGAATAGTTGGAAATACCATTTTGGTTACCGATCACACCGTAACTAGCACGAATTTTTAAATTGTCTAACCAGTCTTTGGTATTTTCCATGAAATCTTCGCCGTTGATTCTCCATCCTGCGCCTACTGACCAGAATGTGCCCCAACGTTTATTTTTCAATTTGAACTTCGATGAGCCATCGCGACGAACGGAAACTTGAGCGAAGTACTTATCCGCATAATTATAGTTTCCGCGAGCGAAATAACTTTCCATACGACGTGTATCGATACCACCCCCTGGGTTGGAGAATGTTCCCCCGTCGTAGCGACCAACATAGTTCGCATAGGTCGGGAAGTTGTCGATCAACGAGTAAGAAGAACGATAGTTTAAAGTCTCAAATTGGAAAGCATCATACTCATGTCCTAATAAACCTTCAAAGGTATGAGAACCTACCTTTTTGTTATAGTTCAACAATTGCTGCGCATTCATAATCGATACATTGGAAAATACTTTTCCGAATGCACCAATTCCCGCTGCTTGCCCTGATTCCGCATTCCAATAGCGCGTGCGGATATCATTGAATTTATCTAAAGAGAAGTTCGCTGTGAACGTAAAGTCGTTTAAGAAATTGATCGTTCCATAAACACGGGTATTCCAATCGTCAGATACTCGTTTGTCGATATCATTATCTAATACCGTTAACACATTAGTTGAGCTTAATGCTGCTGCTGTTGGACCTACCGGCGACCAAGTATCGCCTTGTAAGACGTGTACTTTGTCTTTACCGTTTTCCTGAATAATATTTCCATTCTGATCGCGAGCGTATAACTGCGTTAATGGGTTCTGTCCATTGATAAAACGGAAAGCGTTAGCAGTTGAACTACCCGGATTACGGCCAAAACGTGTTGCCGGCGATTGCGTATCACGGTTTGCATAGCCAACATTCGCGCCTAATTTCAACCAGTCATAAACTTGCGCGTTCACATTCGCGCGACCATTATAGCGCTTGAATGATGAACCACGAATATAGGATGGATCACCTAAGTAACCACCCGAGATAAAATAGTCTACTTTTTCTGAACCTCCTGACGCAGAAACATTGTATTCCTGTCTGGTTCTGTTTTGTAGTAAATGTGAATCATAGTTTTCGTTGTAAAGTAATCTGGCATTTGGATTTAACTTACCATCGGGATTCACCAGATAAGCGCCCGACATGGTCGATGATGCATTTGCACCTGTACCTCCTGTTGGAGTATAGATAGCACCCGGCACATCATACAACATCCAGTTACCTAAATTATTGACTTTAAAATCAGTCATGGAACCCGTATAGTCAAACAAGTGCTGCGACGCAAATAGCGCAGCATCCTCATGCGACATGTTCGGATTTTGAACGTTGGTCGTATAGCCTTTCGCTGCACCTGAACCACCTACGCCATAGCGAACCGAATTATAAATGGTCAACCAAGCAAACTCATAAATATCTTTTGGATCAGATATCTTGTCGTATTGGTATGGCCCAATCTGGTTAATCCCCATTTTACCTTCAAAAGCAATTCTTGGCGCTCCTTTAGCACCCTTCTTTGTCGTGATCAAGACCACCCCATTAGCACCGCGAGAACCGTAAAGCGCTGTCGAAGCCGCATCCTTTAAAATCGTCACATTCTCGATGTCCTTCGGACTGATCGACGCCAGTGGGTTATCATTCTGTGCTGGAACACCGTCGATTACCACTAATGCATTTGATGTGTTTTGATTTGCCGACCCTAGACCACGAACACGGATACCCATATCGACACCCGGTTGACCGTCAACCGCCGATACTTGAATACCCGGTGCAGCACCTTCTAAGGCTCTACTCACCGTCGAATTGGATTGTTGCGACAATGCTTTGGAGTCAATTTGCGATACAGAGCCTGTAAGATCACGCTTTCTTGCCGTACCGTAGGCAACCACAACAACCTCCTCCAGCTCTGACTCGTCCTCAGACAATTGAACCGAGATGTTGGACTGTGATCCAACGGTTACTGTTTTTCTTGCATAACCAACGTATTGAAAGATTAATGTTGAATTGGTTCTAGTTCCAATTTCGAATGTCCCATCGTTTGCCGTGGAAGTGGCATTTTTGGTAGCAGAATCGGAAATAGATACTCCCCCTAATGCAGCACCTGTTGTAGCATCTACAACGGTACCTCGGATTACTCGATCGGTCTGCGCCATACTTATGCTCGTGGTAAACACGAACAGCATGCTCAAGACGAAAGAGAAATACCTTCCTAATTTAGATTTACACATAGTTGTTGATATTGATTAATAACTTGATAACCAAATATCATTTATTTACTGTGAAAAACCATCCTGTTGCATCCTGTATCGTTTTAGCAAGCTATTAGCGAATAATTAAGACTTTTATTGACTTTCGATATATTTTAAATTTTGGTCTCGAAAAATAATGCATCAGCTAATATAGAAGCGCCCATAATTCTCATTAGGTTAATAATCTCCTATTAGGACAGGAAAAATTCTTGAAAAAAATTAAAAAATGTGGGTATTCTGTAAAGGTTGAATCGCTGGAAATAGGAATTTGTTCCAATTTCTCTGTAATCTGGCTTCAGCATGGTCGCTTCTCGTAGGAGACTAGCTCGACACTGTCCCCTTTTAAAGCCCTTTCAAACCCAATGCTAACCCAATCCTAAACCAATGCAAACCCCTATCATAAGCCTTTCGGATTGGGTTTGATAGGGGTTTGAAAAAGTTGAAAAAGATTTGTCATCCGTCGTAGGACCATATCTTTTCCTAGGTTGGTTGATCACCTACTTGATGACGATCAGAATGATCGTCAATTGATTCTGGAAGGATTTATATTCACTAAGTTATTTTACGCTCTAAAGAACCTGATCTCGATCAGGTCGTTGGGCACCGGTTGTTTATTCCAATGCTCATGGATGACTAAGGCCGCCCCGATGGCGGTTGCCTGTGCCATGGACGCTGCATAGACCTCCATTTCAGGAAATTCATGCGCCAACAGGTTCATATAGATATTGTTCTTGCTAAAACCCCCATCGACAAAGATGCGGGTAGTTTTCTGACCGGCTTGAATAAGCTTCGTCGATACCACCTGCGCTTTGATCAAATGCAGAATCAAGGCATGATAGGCTTCCTCATAATTGGCATATTGCGCTAAGTCAATCTTACCGAAAGCATCTAATTCAGATGCTATGCTTGCTTTTTCTAAGGCTTTAACAATCGTCCAGTTGATATCCATATGTTTGAATTTCGCAGTCGTGATATCAAAATGCTCCGCTATTCTTTTCGATTGGATTTCATGTTCCTGCCCTGCAAATAAGCGCGAGGCCTTAACATGCTTTCCCTGAAAAGACAGGTAAAACAAACAATCGCTTTCTAGTTCTGCCTTGGTTAAGGGCTGATCATTGAAAGGATTGATAGAAATACACCAGGTTCCAGTAGAAATCAGGATGAAAGGCTCATGGAAATTCAATAAGTAAGGAATCAATGCGGACGAACTGTCGTGCAATCCGACACCAATTTTAAAGGTACTACCTGGAAAGGTCGCCGGGAATACAGCCGAGGCGTCTACCACAGGTGCTAATTTCTCAACGATCTTTTCATCTTTTACCCATTGGTGGTAATCATGCTGCTTATAATCCCAAAGGGCTGTATGACAGCCTATGCTCGTCATATCCGAGTAAGCCTTTCCAGAAAGCAAGAAACTTAAATATTGCGGTAGATGTAGGGCATATTTTGTTTTCTCATAGATTTCCTGCTGCTCTTTTTTTAGCCGATAGACTTGAAGCCCGGAGTTCAGACTTCCCAACGAAGGCGATGCTGTATCGAGACTGAACTGCTCGACGCCTCCGTATTGCTGGTGCAGAGCCGAGGACAAGGCCTGTGGGTACTCTTTTAGGTAGTTATAAAGTGGCGCTAAAGGACGACCATTCTCATCCACATAGACAAAACTGGCGCCATAGGATGTGAAGTTAATGGCTTTCACATCAAACTCCTCCCGGCGAAAGATCTCGTGCAAGGAGTCGAAGACCGACAATCGCAGGCTCTCTAAATTTTCACACGGGTCGCCATCTTCATCCAACGTCTCCAAGAAACGCGCAGATTTCTCATATACAATTTGATAATGCTCATCGAATAAGAAAAGTTTCTTATTCGTCTTGCCCACATCAAATATGGCTACTACCGGTTTGCGTGTTTTTCCCCCCATACGCTAATTATAAACCGGTAGCTACCGTGTTATTGCCACGTTCTTTGATTAATTGATCACGAACAGCAAGCTCATTGAACAAACCGATCGGGTCTAATGCTGCGCCATCGCGCAATCTTGCTTCCGCAACTACTGCACGTAGATCCGTACGGAACGCGTCTTGCAGGATTTGCTGTGCTTTGACGATATCATTGTTGCGTTGAGCCTCTTTCAGCGCATCGCGGTCGACTAATAAAGCTTGTGCGTAAGCAATCATAATCGCTTCCACCGATTGCAATAGATCCACCAAAGGATCTTTTAAATTGTGTGAAGCGTCGATCATCCATCCAAGTCCCGTTGCATGATCCATGCCTCTAGCGTCCATCCCTTCAACCAATTCGTTAAAGATGAGGAACAATTGGTATGGCTTAATGCTTCCTGCCGTTAAATCATCATCCGCATACTTACTGTCATTGAAGTGGAAACCACCAAGCTTCCCTTCCATTAACAGCAAGGAAACAATCTGTTCGATGTTTGCATTCGGTAAGTGGTGACCTAGATCGACTAAGGTATACGCCTTAGGGCCAAGCTTTGAAGCTAACAATAACGACTGTCCCCAATCTCCTATCGTCATCGAATAGAAATAAGGCTCGAACGCCTTGTATTCGACAAATAGCTTCCAATCTTCCGGTAGGTGCGCATAGATTTCTTTTAAGCTTTCCAGGGTATTTTGGAACGCCTCGCGAAAGTTCAACTGACCGGGGAAAGAAGATCCATCGGCCAACCACACCGTTAATGCTTTGGAACCCAACGCAATCCCATGATTGATCACATCGATATTATGTTGTACGGCTTGCTTGCGCACGTTCGGGTCTACATGATGTAAGGAACCATATTTATAGCTCAATTCTTGCTCGGCTTGATCCTGAAAGGTATTAGAATTGACCGCATCAAATTGTAAGCCATAGCTTGCTGCCAATGCTTTCGTTTGTTCGGCGTCTTTTGGAATATCCCAGGGAATATGCAAGGAAATAGCACCGCTGGAGCGATTCAAAGCATGTAATAATCCCACATCTTCAATTTTTTGCTCCAAGTTCCCAGGTTCGCCTTTTCCGGAAAAACGTCCGAAGCGGGTACCACCTGTACCCAATGCCCAACTGGGGATGGCAATCTGAAACTGCTGCAGTTTATGGATAATAGATTCTACCTGAGGGATATCCTCGGAAATAAAATCAAATGCTCGCTTATGCTTAGCTGCTAATTTACTGTTATGCTGCTCTATTTGTTCTTTCTCTAATCTCATCGGTTCAGCTTTAAAAATAAACAAGGAGCATAGCAAGCGCTATACTCCTTGCTTTGTTAGTTTTATCTCACGAATGACATGGCAACTCCGCCATCGACATTCAATACATTTCCAGTTGATTTGTTCAGCAATCCGCCTACAAAAGCGAAACATGCGTTTGCAATATCTTCCGGAAGAATGATTTCATTTAATAAGGTACGTTTTGCATAGTAAGCCGGCAATTCTTCAACCGTCACACCGTAGGCTTTCGCTCTACCTTCAGCCCATCCGCCTGCCCAGATATTACTATCAGAAATCACCGCATCGGGATTAACCACATTGACACGGATTTTCGCTGCGCCAAGCTCAGCTGCATTTAGCCTGCTTAAATGTAATTGCGCAGCTTTTGCACTTCCGTAACCGGCATTGTTCGGCCCACTCACTAATGCGTTTTTGCTCACGATATTCAATACATCTCCGCCTACGGCCTGCGCCTTCATGATTTTAACACCTTCTTGTGTCACGAAGAATTGTCCTTTGACTAAAACGTCATATAATAAGTCAAGATCTTTTTCTGTATGATCTTCAATTGATTTAGAAATCGATAATCCAGCATTATTAACCACTATATCAATCCCACCGAACGCTAAACTAGCCTTCTCGAATGCTTTCTTAATCTGCTCTTCATTGGTAACATCTAAAAATACGGAAACTACATTATCCTTGCCAAATAAGCCTACAAACTCTTCTTCAGCGCCTGTCAGTCGCTCAGCATTCATATCATTTAATACAACGACCGCACCTTCCGAAGCAAACTTTTTCGCGATTGCTTTTCCAATACCACCGGCACTACCTGTTACTAAGGCAATCTTTCCGGATAAGGCTTTCGGCTTTGGCATACGTTGAAGTTTCGCTTCTTCTAACAACCAATACTCGATATTGAAAGCCTCCTGACGAGGTAAAGAGGTGTATTCACTCACGGCCTCTGAACCTTTCATCACATTGATTGCATTGGTATAGAACTCCGCCGCAACCCGTGCGGTCTGCTTATCTTTTGCAAAGGCAAACATACCGACACCCGGATAGATGATGATTACGGGGTTCCTATCGCGAATAGCAGGGCTGTTTGGATGTTTACAGGTTTCGTAATACTCCGTGTACATCGCTCTATAATCTTCAAAAAGCGGCGCTATCTTCTCTTTGATAGCCTGTAGATCGCTTAGATCTTCATTCTTATCTAAATTCAAGATCAGCGGTTGAATTTTCGTGCGCAGGAAGTGATCGGGGCAACTTGTTCCTAAGGGTGCAAGTTTTTCTAAATCGTTGGAGTTGATATATTCCAATACGCGAGGATCGTCTGTAAAGTGGCCAATCATGTGGCGCTCGCTCGAGCAGAATCCTCTCAAAATAGGCGCTAATTTAGCTGCTTGCGATTGCCTGTCTGCTTCCGTTAAGCTTTCTACTTTTTGCCCTCCGAAAACAGGTCTAGCTTTCCCGTAATTTTCTTCCAAATAAGTCGCACAGGCTTCGATAACATCTAATGAATTCACATAGCTTTCATAAGCGGTATCACCCCAAGTAAACAAGCCATGCGACCCTAACATGATACCGCGAATACCTGGATTTTGTTCCAAGCACTCTCTCAGTTGCAAACCAAGATCGAAGCCCGGTTTTTGCCAATCTACCCAGCCAATCGTACCATTGAACAGATCCTGTGTAATTTGTTTTCCATCTTTCGCTGCTGCAATAGCAATCGCTGCATCAGGATGCAGGTGATCTATATGTTTGAAAGGTAGAAATCCATGTAATGGCGTATCGATGGACGGTGCTTTCGAATTTAAGTCGAAGATACAATGGTTGAATAACTCCACCATCTCATCCTCGTGCTCTATTCCACGGTAAACATTCTCCAGATTACGAAGGCGATCTACATATAATGCAGCTAAACCGGATTTTTTTAATGTGCCGATATCACCACCCGAACCTTTGATCCACATCACTTCTACTTCTTCGCCAGTCAATGGATCTTTGTCCATCAGCTTGCAGGATGTATTTCCTCCACCATAGTTCGTAATTCTCAAATCTGAGCCCAACAGATTTGAGCGGTATAACAATAACGCAACCTCATCACCCTCAAGTGACTTTGCTTGCTCATCGTTCCATAAATAGTTGACGTGCTTGTATGTTTTCACTTTCCTAAGTTTTTTTAAGTTTTTATTCTAATGTTTTCGCAAAACCCACAATGCAAATCGATAGAATGATGGTTACAATTCCAGCAATAATGGCGGTGTATGTGGGTTTACTCACACCTTTCCATTCTTTTAACGCAACTCCCCAGGCATTGGAAATTAATATGATAAAGGCCATGTGTAATATCCAGGAACTCGCCCCGTTCCCTAATCTACTCTCGCCCATGCCATAGAAGAAAAACTGCAAGTACCAGGTTGTTCCAGCAATGGCACATAGCAATAAGTTCTTTCCAATTGGAGAAGTTGAATTTGTATAATCTTTATATGTTTTGTTCTTCAGTAGTAGGTAGGCACACCAGATGAAGTTGGTACAGAAGCCACCCCAAAGGATTACGATATACGTCACATTATTCTGATACAAGAATTCGCCTTGTCCGGGGTTAGCTGACTTCCATAATTGGTTTGCCACATCGGCCATAGGCTTCCCGGCTTCGATACCGAAATTGAAGCAAGCGCTCAATACGCCCGAAACAATCGCGACGACAATTCCTAAGCCGAACTTATATTCTGACTTGGCCTCCTCGGAGAGTGCCCCTAGGCCTTTTTCTTTAAGCATACCCGCCTTACCGCAGAGGTAGATCCCGACGATACAAACCAGCAGACCAATCATCACGCAGATTCCCGCGCTCTCGGTAAAGAAATAGTCGATACCATGTTTACCCGCTGTTTTATTAAAAAAGTAATAGATAGCGGGCATCAAAGCCCCAAAGACCATACTTAAGCCCAAGATGATACTGCTCCCTAGTGATACGCCCAAATAGCGAACCCCAAGACCATAGGTCAAACCGCCTATCCCCCAGAGTACACCAAACAGAAAGGTGTAGCCAAGGATACTTGCGCTGCTCTCAGAGATAATCTCGACAAAATTTGGAATGGTCAGCCAGGCAGCAATCGGCGGAACGATGATCCAGGAGAATAATCCTCCAAGGATCCACATGGATTCCCAGGACCAACCTTTTACCTTCTTGTAAGGAACATAAAAGCTTCCCGATGCAAATCCTCCAATAAAATGAAATATAACACCCGCGATTGCATTCATATACTATTCTTTAATATCTCTGTTTAGGTTTCTAATTAATCGAAGATATTTTAAATAGTGCGTTTAACTGTTATGTACTGTCATGCCAAGCGTGGGGAGAGTGTGGCAGGGAGGGAAGAACGAAAGGAGTGAATAGGTTTAGTTGGAGGCAAAAAGAATAGGGATGTCTCACGACAACCCTATCCCACTTTTTAATTAAAATTCATATGAAAAATTCTAATATATCAGTTTCCCACTGGTATATTGCTTCACGGTATCTATTGACACCCCTTCATGCAACTCGACGACTTTAAATCCACCTTCTGGCAGCACATCGAACACACCAAACTCCGTCACGATTTTCTTCACGCAGCGGACGCCAGTTAATGGCAGGGAACATTCTTTTAATAATTTCGATTCGCCATGTTTATTCACATGTTGCATGGCAACAATGATATTTTCAGCACTGGCCACTAAATCCATAGCGCCGCCCATTCCTTTCACCATTTTTCCGGGGATCTTCCAGTTGGCGATATCCCCATTTTCCGACACCTCCATGGCGCCAAGAATGGTAAGGTCTATTTTGCGGGCTCTAATCATGCCGAAACTCATTGCCGAGTCAAAGATCGCAGAGCCGGGCAAGGTCGTGATCGTTTGTTTACCGGCATTGATATAATCAGCATCCTCTTCGCCTTCATAAGGAAAAGGTCCCATTCCTAGCAAGCCGTTTTCACTTTGCAGCACCACCTGCATACCGTCGGGAATGTAATTTGCCACTAGCGTCGGAATACCAATACCCAGGTTGACATAATAGCCATCTTTGATTTCTTTGGCTATTCGCTTTGCAATTCCAAATTTATCCAACATAGCTTAAACTTTTTTTATGATCATCGCACTGGCGCCACCACCACCATTGCAGATAGCAGCTAAGCCAATACTTCCACTTTCTTGATGTAATACACTGTTCAAAGTCACGATGATTCTAGCACCGGAACAACCCAGTGGGTGACCTAATGCAACTGCACCACCATATACGTTTATTTTATCGGTTGCAATCTCCAGCAATTGCGCAT from Sphingobacterium sp. BN32 harbors:
- a CDS encoding phytanoyl-CoA dioxygenase family protein, encoding MKYQVSPEQIAFYRENGYLVIEDFLSPEELEKWREVVFSAVEKRAGKKMPGKETQVGEDDGINKDADYFGKVFDQLLNLWQTDEGVKELMLDRRIGELVGNLAQVDGIRIWHDQALFKRPFANPTAWHLDTPFWSFSDREALSIWIALDDATLENGCLYFVPGSFKKTDFTNIGIGKNMNGIFEVYPELAQINPAPAPLKAGSCSIHNGLTIHGAGPNMTNGYRRAMTCAYMPDGNVFNGQANILPPDYLATLKVGDLLNDDEQNPLIYHRSW
- a CDS encoding RagB/SusD family nutrient uptake outer membrane protein, with the translated sequence MKKIFLFFIAGTLFVSCNKKLDVAPPNNITDEQIQELLKSGDEATIRTVLGGMANSMPRAFNYGGSGNSESRYTNVFGLEVMRNLEGNDIVFGDQNLTIFGGDEYRFLDFISEGTNKNSPYWFFAWNGITTANKMLNYLDDATVGSNTILKEFKARGLILRAYSYNFLMENYQDAYLQGGKDKLGLPLYDTYLPTQESKARATATETYNFIKADLQQAIQYLKDAGKGYTKEVNDFDLGVANFILARVALWTGDWATVISSSNDILANYPTLLPQSAYGATNDGTQANPIMRPEKNGFLNNAVNPEVIFGFPLGDALTTHNMWMNPFAEAEGGLLRGFQRIDARLYNSIAPNDFRKNAFMATAWGDYSYPTNNEKRTIPAYTNLKFAATHGLGSDDKKNVGKNSAYFFRTSEALLMKAEAQAQSGDAAGAKATLNILLAARTKAGAATLTVDNYPGMAGLTPLQMVQLQTRIELWGEGGREFFNNKRWNIAVDRASSTNHVDKSSYPVSKMTLQIPLDEMMYNDKMVQN
- a CDS encoding SusC/RagA family TonB-linked outer membrane protein, which encodes MCKSKLGRYFSFVLSMLFVFTTSISMAQTDRVIRGTVVDATTGAALGGVSISDSATKNATSTANDGTFEIGTRTNSTLIFQYVGYARKTVTVGSQSNISVQLSEDESELEEVVVVAYGTARKRDLTGSVSQIDSKALSQQSNSTVSRALEGAAPGIQVSAVDGQPGVDMGIRVRGLGSANQNTSNALVVIDGVPAQNDNPLASISPKDIENVTILKDAASTALYGSRGANGVVLITTKKGAKGAPRIAFEGKMGINQIGPYQYDKISDPKDIYEFAWLTIYNSVRYGVGGSGAAKGYTTNVQNPNMSHEDAALFASQHLFDYTGSMTDFKVNNLGNWMLYDVPGAIYTPTGGTGANASSTMSGAYLVNPDGKLNPNARLLYNENYDSHLLQNRTRQEYNVSASGGSEKVDYFISGGYLGDPSYIRGSSFKRYNGRANVNAQVYDWLKLGANVGYANRDTQSPATRFGRNPGSSTANAFRFINGQNPLTQLYARDQNGNIIQENGKDKVHVLQGDTWSPVGPTAAALSSTNVLTVLDNDIDKRVSDDWNTRVYGTINFLNDFTFTANFSLDKFNDIRTRYWNAESGQAAGIGAFGKVFSNVSIMNAQQLLNYNKKVGSHTFEGLLGHEYDAFQFETLNYRSSYSLIDNFPTYANYVGRYDGGTFSNPGGGIDTRRMESYFARGNYNYADKYFAQVSVRRDGSSKFKLKNKRWGTFWSVGAGWRINGEDFMENTKDWLDNLKIRASYGVIGNQNGISNYSGYQTWGFSAVYQQTTAGTGIPTSYVLNQNAYVNDQLTWEKINTFDAGLEIGFFNRVRATFDYYNRLTTNAIWSQPIAMSKGQSSILTNSAKLSNYGFEVDLSVDVIKNEDWNWTLSTNGTHYRTILKEVPPGVGSAALDGDWTGGVDGWSSAGTAGNTNIAYLRGIDKDYFNMYLFKYAGVDQNTGLPMFYHRVTEADLSAGLFAGSKVGESVATTDYSKASRYEMGSAVPSWIGGFSTSLRYKNFDLYGAFAYQVGGKFLSTEYANSLYVTENPGKSLSSELIGNTWTTENTGAKFPMAMYGNTYGNGSTFGSWMYSDMAMFNASYLNLKNITIGYTLPADLLGNSKIKRLRVYASGDNIFMLTSHSGIDPRMSLVGGWEVGAYSYPTMRTFSAGVNLEF